Proteins from one Stenotrophomonas aracearum genomic window:
- a CDS encoding AraC family transcriptional regulator, translating into MSSPAFNLRQYGRASSVDRHAFAQWVVPVRGELAFELEGRGARLDLLQGAFVAPMAGHAQTASDDDRFLIVDCPAEMFDDDTLECLQRQPVLALPARVRSMAQRLGTVVGEQVEATFVQAELPGLLQAFSLAGSATRLQAVCARIEANPGQAWPVERIAGEVGVSGSRLHALFRQAFGLSPQAWLSGSRLRWARGRLADSDVPIAAIAQHAGYSEQSALTRALRREWGMTPADYRRRFRHPQ; encoded by the coding sequence ATGTCTTCACCTGCTTTCAACCTTCGCCAGTACGGCCGCGCGTCCAGCGTGGACCGCCACGCCTTCGCGCAGTGGGTGGTGCCGGTGCGCGGTGAACTGGCGTTCGAGCTGGAAGGGCGGGGCGCGCGGCTGGATCTGCTGCAGGGCGCGTTTGTCGCGCCGATGGCCGGGCACGCACAGACCGCCTCGGACGACGACCGTTTCCTGATCGTCGACTGCCCGGCCGAAATGTTCGATGACGACACCTTGGAGTGCCTGCAGCGACAGCCGGTGTTGGCGCTTCCGGCTCGGGTGCGCAGCATGGCGCAGCGCCTGGGTACCGTGGTGGGCGAACAGGTGGAGGCGACGTTCGTGCAGGCGGAGCTGCCCGGGTTGCTGCAGGCGTTTTCGCTGGCAGGCAGCGCCACCCGGTTGCAGGCGGTGTGCGCGCGCATCGAAGCGAATCCGGGCCAGGCCTGGCCCGTGGAGCGCATCGCAGGCGAAGTGGGGGTGAGCGGCAGCCGCCTGCATGCCCTGTTCCGGCAGGCGTTCGGGCTCAGTCCGCAGGCCTGGTTGAGCGGCAGCCGGTTGCGCTGGGCCCGGGGTCGGCTGGCGGACAGCGATGTCCCGATCGCCGCCATCGCCCAGCACGCCGGGTATTCCGAACAGAGCGCGCTGACCCGCGCCCTGCGCCGGGAATGGGGCATGACCCCGGCCGACTACCGCCGCCGCTTTCGCCACCCGCAGTAG
- a CDS encoding homoserine kinase: MSDAVQGQARAFSPASVGNVAVGFDILGHVIAGVGDTVTVRRTQAPGARILAIRGTTVDLPLEAADNTAGAALLALCDALALPFGFELEIDKGIALGSGMGGSAASCVAALVAANALLDAPLSREALYPFALTGEAVASGGRHGDNLGPMLLGGLVLSTADRLVPIPVPAHWHSLLVHPDAVLETRRARAALQGSYALPEFVAQSANLALVLSGCFRGDADLLRAGLRDVLVEPRRAGLIVGFAAARDAALAAGALGASISGAGPSVFAWFDSEAAARAAQAAVQGAFADAGFASQAWVSPLNAPGACLL; this comes from the coding sequence GTGAGCGATGCAGTGCAAGGGCAGGCGCGTGCGTTCTCGCCGGCCTCGGTGGGCAACGTCGCGGTGGGCTTCGACATCCTCGGCCATGTCATCGCTGGGGTGGGCGATACGGTGACGGTGCGCCGCACGCAGGCACCGGGCGCACGCATCCTCGCGATCCGTGGCACCACCGTGGACCTGCCGTTGGAAGCGGCCGACAACACGGCGGGTGCGGCGCTGTTGGCACTGTGCGATGCGCTTGCGCTGCCCTTCGGCTTCGAGCTTGAAATCGACAAGGGCATCGCACTGGGTTCGGGCATGGGCGGATCGGCGGCGTCGTGCGTGGCCGCGCTGGTGGCGGCCAATGCGCTGTTGGACGCGCCGCTTTCGCGTGAGGCGCTGTACCCGTTCGCGTTGACCGGCGAAGCGGTGGCCAGCGGCGGCCGGCACGGCGACAACCTGGGGCCGATGCTGCTGGGCGGGCTGGTGCTGAGTACGGCCGACCGGCTCGTGCCGATTCCGGTGCCCGCGCACTGGCACAGCCTGCTGGTGCATCCGGACGCGGTACTGGAAACCCGCCGTGCGCGCGCCGCGCTGCAGGGCAGTTATGCGCTGCCGGAATTCGTGGCGCAGAGCGCGAACCTCGCGCTGGTGCTCAGCGGGTGCTTCCGGGGCGACGCGGACCTGCTCCGCGCCGGCCTGCGCGACGTGCTGGTGGAACCGCGCCGCGCCGGGTTGATCGTGGGCTTCGCGGCCGCCCGCGACGCGGCGCTGGCCGCCGGTGCGCTGGGCGCCAGCATCTCCGGTGCCGGGCCGAGCGTGTTTGCCTGGTTCGACAGCGAAGCGGCGGCACGGGCGGCGCAGGCGGCGGTGCAGGGCGCATTTGCCGACGCGGGGTTCGCCAGCCAGGCGTGGGTTTCTCCGTTGAACGCGCCCGGCGCCTGCCTGCTGTGA
- the kdsA gene encoding 3-deoxy-8-phosphooctulonate synthase: MNVTVAEGVVVGNRLPFVLFGGLNVLEDLDSTLHAAEQFTTVTRKLGIPYVFKASFDKANRSSIKSYRGVGLDEGLRIFEEVKRQFGIPVITDVHEVAQAAPVAEVVDVLQIPAFLARQTDLVVAIAETGRAVNIKKPQFLSPTQIKHIVSKIREAGNENIILCERGSQFGYDNLVVDMLGFREMIESTGGLPAIFDVTHSLQRRDAGSEASGGRRRQVAELARSGMALGLAGLFLEAHRDPDHARCDGPSALPLNALEPFLAQIKAVDELVKGFAELDIR; the protein is encoded by the coding sequence ATGAACGTTACCGTTGCAGAAGGCGTCGTCGTCGGGAACCGACTCCCGTTCGTGCTGTTTGGCGGCCTGAACGTGCTTGAGGACCTGGACTCGACCCTGCACGCGGCCGAGCAGTTCACCACGGTCACCCGCAAGCTGGGCATTCCGTACGTGTTCAAGGCCTCCTTCGACAAGGCCAACCGTTCGTCGATCAAGTCCTACCGTGGCGTGGGCCTGGACGAAGGGTTGCGCATCTTCGAAGAGGTGAAGCGCCAGTTCGGCATCCCGGTCATCACCGACGTGCACGAAGTCGCCCAGGCCGCCCCGGTGGCCGAAGTGGTCGACGTGCTGCAGATTCCGGCATTCCTGGCGCGCCAGACCGACCTGGTGGTGGCCATCGCCGAAACCGGCCGCGCGGTCAACATCAAGAAGCCGCAATTCCTCAGCCCCACGCAGATCAAGCACATCGTGTCCAAGATCCGCGAGGCCGGCAACGAGAACATCATCCTGTGCGAGCGCGGTTCGCAGTTCGGCTATGACAACCTGGTCGTGGACATGCTGGGCTTCCGCGAAATGATCGAATCCACCGGCGGCCTGCCGGCGATCTTCGACGTCACCCACAGCCTGCAGCGCCGCGACGCCGGCAGCGAAGCCTCCGGTGGCCGCCGCCGCCAGGTCGCCGAACTGGCCCGTTCGGGCATGGCACTCGGCCTGGCCGGTCTGTTCCTGGAAGCCCACCGCGACCCCGATCACGCGCGCTGCGACGGCCCCAGCGCCCTGCCGCTGAACGCGCTGGAACCGTTTCTGGCCCAGATCAAGGCCGTGGACGAGCTGGTCAAGGGCTTCGCGGAGCTGGACATCCGCTGA
- the thrA gene encoding bifunctional aspartate kinase/homoserine dehydrogenase I, with protein sequence MSIVAASPDAAASPAPSSPLQAATATVVHKFGGTSVADADRYRHVAQLLLARDEAMQVTVVSAMKGVTDALIALAGAAADNAPQWRDDWHDLRARHRGAAVALLGEHAGETVEWLDARFDHLAEVLGALAVIGELPAEVLDRVQGLGEVYSAHLLGHYLRSIGEDCAVLDAREVLVVDRGELGVDVDWVQSAQRLARWREANSAARVVATGFVARDRRDRVTTLGRNGSDYSGAIFAALFNADELHIWTDVDGVLSADPRVVPEAVQLEALSYDEACELAYFGAKVVHPQTMSPAIERGLPIIIRNTFHPDNPGTRITAERTASGPIKGLTLSADLALLNLEGTGLIGVPGTAERVFAALRNAHVSVVMISQGSSEHSICCVVRQAEAQRARDALLHAFAHELSLGQVQRVQLTDNVSVLAAVGDGMAGQPGVAARLFESLGRAQVNILAIAQGSSERNISVAVDSRHATKALRAAHAGFWLSPQTFSVGVIGPGNVGAALLDQLLAAQPTLLTRANVDLRLRAVASRSRMRLDARGVSGDWRAALAGEAQATDLDEFTDHLLSAHLPHALIIDCSGSADVADRYAGWLQAGIHVVTPNKQAGAGPLPRYHAIRDAAAASGARFRYEATVGAGLPVITTLRDLVDTGDELLAIDGIFSGTLAWLFNKYDGQVPFSELVAQARGMGYTEPDPRDDLSGVDVARKLVILAREAGRELSLEQVTVESLVPEALRAGSVDDFMAGLDSVDAVFAERLSGARARGAVLRYVARLSADAAQVGLVELPADHAFANLRLTDNVVQFTTRRYCENPLVVQGPGAGPEVTAAGVFADVLRVAAGEGARL encoded by the coding sequence ATGTCCATCGTCGCCGCTTCACCCGATGCCGCTGCATCGCCAGCACCGTCCTCTCCGCTGCAGGCCGCCACCGCCACCGTGGTGCACAAGTTCGGCGGCACTTCCGTGGCCGACGCCGACCGTTACCGCCACGTGGCGCAGTTGCTGCTTGCGCGCGATGAAGCGATGCAGGTCACCGTCGTTTCTGCGATGAAAGGCGTCACCGACGCGCTGATCGCACTGGCCGGCGCGGCTGCGGACAATGCACCGCAGTGGCGCGACGACTGGCACGACCTGCGTGCACGCCACCGGGGCGCGGCGGTGGCGCTGCTCGGCGAACATGCCGGCGAGACCGTGGAATGGCTGGATGCGCGTTTCGATCACCTGGCCGAAGTGCTCGGTGCGCTGGCGGTGATCGGTGAGCTGCCGGCCGAAGTGCTCGACCGCGTGCAGGGCCTGGGCGAGGTCTATTCCGCGCATCTGCTGGGCCACTACCTGCGCAGCATCGGCGAGGACTGCGCGGTGCTGGACGCGCGCGAAGTGCTGGTGGTAGACCGTGGCGAACTCGGCGTGGACGTGGACTGGGTGCAGAGCGCGCAGCGGCTGGCGCGCTGGCGCGAGGCCAACAGCGCAGCGCGCGTGGTGGCGACCGGCTTCGTGGCGCGCGACCGTCGCGACCGCGTGACCACGCTGGGGCGCAACGGCAGCGACTACTCCGGCGCGATCTTCGCCGCCCTGTTCAATGCCGACGAACTGCATATCTGGACCGACGTGGACGGCGTGCTCTCGGCCGATCCGCGCGTGGTGCCCGAAGCGGTGCAGCTGGAAGCGCTGAGCTACGACGAAGCCTGCGAGCTGGCCTACTTCGGCGCCAAGGTGGTGCACCCGCAGACCATGTCGCCGGCGATCGAGCGCGGACTGCCCATCATCATCCGCAACACCTTCCACCCCGACAATCCCGGCACCCGCATCACCGCCGAACGCACCGCCTCGGGCCCGATCAAGGGGCTGACCCTCAGCGCCGACCTGGCCCTGCTCAACCTGGAAGGCACCGGTCTGATCGGCGTGCCGGGCACGGCCGAACGCGTGTTCGCGGCGCTGCGCAACGCGCATGTGTCGGTGGTGATGATCTCGCAGGGCTCATCGGAGCATTCGATCTGCTGCGTGGTGCGCCAGGCCGAAGCGCAGCGGGCGCGCGATGCATTGCTGCACGCCTTCGCGCATGAACTGAGCCTGGGCCAGGTGCAGCGCGTGCAGCTCACCGACAACGTCAGCGTGCTGGCCGCGGTGGGCGACGGCATGGCCGGGCAGCCCGGCGTGGCCGCGCGCCTGTTCGAGTCGCTGGGGCGCGCGCAGGTGAACATCCTCGCGATCGCGCAGGGTTCGTCCGAACGCAACATTTCGGTGGCGGTGGACAGCCGCCATGCGACCAAGGCGCTGCGTGCCGCGCACGCTGGATTCTGGCTCTCGCCGCAGACGTTCTCGGTGGGCGTGATCGGTCCTGGCAATGTAGGCGCAGCGCTGCTGGACCAGTTGCTGGCCGCGCAACCCACGCTGCTGACCCGTGCCAACGTCGACCTGCGGCTGCGTGCAGTGGCCTCGCGCAGCCGCATGCGGCTGGATGCGCGCGGCGTGTCCGGCGACTGGCGCGCTGCGCTGGCCGGCGAGGCGCAGGCGACCGATCTCGACGAGTTCACCGACCATCTGCTGTCGGCGCACCTGCCGCACGCGTTGATCATCGACTGCAGCGGCAGCGCTGATGTGGCCGACCGCTATGCCGGCTGGCTGCAGGCGGGCATCCATGTGGTGACGCCGAACAAACAGGCCGGCGCCGGTCCGCTGCCTCGCTACCACGCCATCCGCGACGCGGCGGCGGCCAGCGGTGCACGCTTCCGCTATGAGGCGACGGTGGGCGCCGGCTTGCCGGTGATCACCACGCTGCGCGACCTGGTCGACACCGGCGATGAGCTACTCGCCATCGATGGCATCTTCTCCGGCACGCTGGCCTGGCTGTTCAACAAGTACGACGGCCAGGTCCCGTTCTCCGAACTGGTCGCGCAGGCGCGCGGCATGGGCTACACCGAGCCGGATCCGCGCGATGACCTGTCCGGCGTGGACGTTGCGCGCAAGCTGGTGATCCTGGCGCGTGAAGCGGGGCGCGAGCTGAGCCTGGAACAGGTCACCGTGGAAAGCCTGGTGCCCGAAGCGCTGCGCGCGGGCAGCGTGGACGATTTCATGGCGGGGCTGGATTCGGTGGATGCGGTGTTTGCCGAGCGTCTTTCCGGGGCGCGTGCGCGCGGTGCGGTGCTGCGTTACGTGGCACGCCTGTCAGCCGATGCCGCGCAGGTGGGGCTGGTGGAGCTGCCGGCCGACCACGCCTTCGCCAACCTGCGCCTGACCGACAACGTGGTGCAATTCACCACGCGCCGTTACTGCGAGAACCCGCTGGTGGTGCAGGGTCCGGGCGCCGGTCCGGAGGTGACTGCCGCCGGCGTGTTTGCCGACGTGCTGCGGGTGGCGGCCGGTGAAGGAGCGCGCCTGTGA
- the amaB gene encoding L-piperidine-6-carboxylate dehydrogenase, which yields MSSDLLKALGLDATNAGTYLGNGEWSTATDAGVITPVNPTTGEAIAQVHATTDADYETIVARAQEAFKVWRTTPAPRRGEAVRLCGEALRANKDALGSLVALEMGKSKPEGDGEVQEMIDIADFAVGQSRMLYGYTMHSERPGHRMYEQYQPLGLVGIISAFNFPVAVWAWNSFLAAICGDVCLWKPSNKTPLTAIASMKICNDALRGAGFPDIFFLINDAGTALSEKMVADKRVPLISFTGSTQVGRQVAEKVAHRLGRCLLELGGNNAIILDETADLKLAIPGIVFGAVGTAGQRCTTTRRLIVHESIHDDVLATLIKAYKQVEGKIGDPTDPANLMGPLNSDGAVQQFLASIAKAKASGGTVETGGTRIDRAGNFVLPAIVTGLKNSDEVVQHETFAPILYVMKYSTLDEAIDMQNGVPQGLSSSIFTTNLKTAERFLSAAGSDCGIANVNIGTSGAEIGGAFGGEKDTGGGRESGSDAWKVYMRRQTNTINYSDSLPLAQGIKFDL from the coding sequence ATGTCCTCTGACCTGCTCAAGGCGCTCGGCCTCGACGCGACCAACGCTGGCACCTACCTCGGCAACGGCGAGTGGTCCACCGCCACCGACGCCGGCGTGATCACCCCGGTCAATCCGACCACCGGTGAAGCCATCGCCCAGGTGCATGCCACCACCGACGCCGACTACGAAACCATCGTTGCGCGCGCCCAGGAAGCCTTCAAGGTGTGGCGCACCACCCCGGCCCCGCGCCGTGGCGAAGCCGTGCGCCTGTGCGGCGAAGCGCTGCGCGCCAACAAGGATGCGCTGGGTTCGCTGGTTGCGCTGGAAATGGGCAAGAGCAAGCCGGAAGGCGACGGCGAAGTGCAGGAGATGATCGACATCGCCGACTTCGCGGTCGGCCAGAGCCGCATGCTGTACGGCTACACGATGCATTCCGAGCGCCCCGGCCACCGCATGTACGAGCAGTACCAGCCGCTCGGCCTGGTCGGCATCATCAGCGCGTTCAACTTCCCGGTCGCGGTGTGGGCCTGGAACTCGTTCCTGGCCGCGATCTGCGGCGATGTGTGCCTGTGGAAGCCGTCCAACAAGACCCCGCTGACCGCAATCGCCTCGATGAAGATCTGCAATGACGCGCTGCGCGGCGCCGGCTTCCCGGACATCTTCTTCCTGATCAACGACGCCGGCACGGCGCTGTCGGAGAAGATGGTGGCCGACAAGCGCGTGCCGCTGATCAGCTTCACCGGTTCGACCCAGGTCGGCCGCCAGGTCGCCGAGAAGGTCGCCCATCGCCTGGGCCGCTGCCTGCTCGAACTGGGTGGCAACAACGCGATCATCCTCGACGAAACCGCCGACCTGAAGCTGGCCATCCCGGGCATCGTGTTCGGTGCGGTCGGCACCGCCGGCCAGCGCTGCACCACCACCCGCCGCCTGATCGTGCACGAATCCATCCACGACGACGTGCTGGCCACGCTGATCAAGGCGTACAAGCAGGTCGAAGGCAAGATCGGCGACCCGACCGACCCGGCCAACCTGATGGGCCCGCTCAACAGCGACGGCGCCGTGCAGCAGTTCCTGGCCTCCATCGCGAAGGCCAAGGCCAGCGGCGGCACCGTGGAAACCGGCGGCACGCGCATCGACCGCGCCGGCAACTTCGTGCTGCCGGCCATCGTGACCGGGCTGAAGAACAGCGACGAAGTGGTGCAGCACGAAACCTTCGCGCCGATCCTGTACGTGATGAAGTACAGCACCCTGGACGAAGCCATCGACATGCAGAACGGCGTGCCGCAGGGCCTGTCCTCGTCGATCTTCACCACCAACCTCAAGACCGCCGAACGCTTCCTTTCGGCAGCCGGTTCGGACTGCGGCATCGCCAACGTCAACATCGGCACCTCGGGTGCGGAGATCGGCGGTGCGTTCGGTGGCGAGAAGGACACCGGCGGTGGCCGCGAGTCCGGTTCGGATGCGTGGAAGGTGTACATGCGCCGCCAGACCAACACCATCAACTACTCCGATTCGCTGCCGCTGGCCCAGGGCATCAAGTTCGACCTGTGA
- the thrC gene encoding threonine synthase, producing the protein MHFVSTRHAAPAASLSAAIASGLAPDGGLYVPEQRPQPQRWHGQGSLAHDAEAVLAPFFAGDALAPRLGALCDDAFNFPAPLRALSTPGDHVLELFHGPTAAFKDFGARFLAASLAQLQRDRAQELTIVVATSGDTGAAVAAAFHQQPGIRVVVLYPDGRVSPRQAHQLGCFGDNIHALRVAGSFDDCQAMVKQALSDRELQAQVPLSSANSISLGRWLPQMSYYAHAALVHHAATGEVLNLVVPTGNLGNAMAAVLARSMGLPLGQIALATNANDVLPRFFEGQAYRPQDSVATLANAMDVGAPSNFERLRWLHEGDDDALRAGFRTASVNDAEIREVIARRYASAGEVFCPHTATAVKLLEQLRAEGVQGDWAVAATAHPAKFESVVEPLIGRSIEAPPALADLLKRPAHAEPCAPHYAALRERLRNV; encoded by the coding sequence ATGCATTTCGTTTCCACCCGACACGCGGCACCGGCCGCTTCCCTCAGTGCGGCGATTGCGTCCGGTCTGGCGCCCGACGGTGGGCTGTACGTGCCCGAGCAGCGTCCGCAGCCGCAGCGTTGGCACGGGCAGGGCAGCCTGGCGCATGATGCCGAGGCCGTGCTGGCGCCGTTCTTTGCCGGCGACGCGCTGGCGCCTCGGCTGGGCGCCTTGTGCGACGACGCATTCAATTTCCCGGCGCCGCTGCGGGCGTTGTCCACCCCGGGCGACCATGTGCTGGAGCTCTTCCACGGGCCCACGGCGGCGTTCAAGGATTTCGGTGCGCGCTTCCTCGCCGCCAGCCTGGCGCAGCTGCAACGCGACCGGGCGCAGGAACTGACCATCGTGGTCGCGACCTCGGGCGACACCGGCGCCGCGGTGGCCGCCGCGTTCCACCAGCAGCCCGGCATCCGGGTGGTGGTGCTGTACCCGGATGGGCGGGTCTCGCCCCGCCAGGCGCACCAGCTGGGCTGCTTCGGCGACAACATCCACGCACTGCGCGTGGCCGGGTCGTTCGACGACTGCCAGGCGATGGTGAAGCAGGCATTGAGCGACCGCGAACTGCAGGCGCAGGTACCGTTGAGTTCGGCCAACAGCATCAGCCTGGGGCGCTGGCTGCCGCAGATGAGTTACTACGCGCATGCGGCGCTGGTCCATCACGCCGCCACCGGTGAGGTCCTGAACCTGGTGGTGCCGACCGGCAACCTGGGCAATGCGATGGCGGCGGTGCTGGCGCGATCCATGGGCCTGCCGCTGGGGCAGATCGCGTTGGCGACCAATGCCAATGACGTGCTGCCCCGGTTCTTCGAGGGTCAGGCGTATCGTCCGCAGGACAGTGTGGCCACGTTGGCCAATGCGATGGACGTGGGTGCGCCGAGTAATTTCGAGCGGCTGCGTTGGTTGCATGAGGGCGACGACGATGCGCTGCGCGCCGGGTTCCGTACCGCATCGGTGAATGATGCGGAGATCCGCGAGGTGATCGCGCGCCGTTACGCATCGGCAGGCGAGGTGTTCTGCCCGCACACGGCGACGGCGGTGAAGCTGCTCGAACAGCTGCGTGCGGAAGGCGTGCAGGGTGATTGGGCGGTGGCGGCCACCGCGCATCCAGCCAAGTTCGAGTCGGTGGTGGAGCCGCTGATTGGTCGCAGCATCGAGGCGCCGCCTGCGTTGGCGGATCTGCTGAAGCGTCCTGCGCATGCGGAACCGTGCGCGCCGCATTACGCGGCATTGCGCGAGCGGCTCCGGAACGTCTAA
- a CDS encoding Crp/Fnr family transcriptional regulator, with translation MTRPHSGTAVATVDDPAPGCSALRDCLHCSVRHLAVCSALSPDEVQALERVTVSQALPLGATLARAGEPRQHVYTLTGGALRLVRTLADGRRQISGFVLPGDYLGLTGSDHHRHDIEAIADSRVCRVALPQMKDLRARYPHLERKLLQRACQALDDAADAALALARLQPAEKLADFLLRLAAREARLGDPGLRVTLPMGRSDIADHLGLTMETVSRTFTKLRQQGLIALPHLNTVEILDEAGLRDLCGA, from the coding sequence ATGACCCGGCCCCACTCCGGAACCGCCGTTGCCACCGTAGACGACCCCGCCCCGGGCTGCTCCGCCCTGCGCGACTGCCTGCACTGCTCGGTGCGCCATCTGGCCGTGTGTTCAGCCTTGTCGCCGGACGAAGTCCAGGCGCTGGAACGGGTCACCGTCTCGCAGGCACTGCCGCTGGGCGCCACCCTGGCCCGCGCCGGCGAACCGCGCCAACATGTCTATACCTTGACCGGCGGCGCCCTGCGCCTGGTCCGCACCCTCGCCGATGGCCGCCGCCAGATCAGCGGTTTCGTGCTGCCCGGCGACTACCTGGGCCTGACCGGCAGCGACCACCACCGGCATGACATCGAAGCCATTGCCGACAGCCGGGTCTGCCGCGTCGCCCTGCCGCAGATGAAGGACCTGCGTGCACGTTACCCGCACCTGGAGCGCAAGCTGCTGCAACGCGCCTGCCAGGCATTGGACGATGCAGCCGATGCCGCGCTGGCCCTGGCGCGCCTGCAACCGGCCGAAAAGCTCGCCGACTTCCTGCTGCGCCTGGCTGCCCGCGAAGCCCGCCTGGGCGACCCCGGCCTGCGCGTGACCCTGCCGATGGGCCGCAGCGACATCGCCGACCACCTCGGCCTGACCATGGAAACCGTCAGCCGCACCTTCACCAAGCTGCGCCAGCAGGGCCTGATCGCCCTGCCCCACCTCAACACCGTCGAGATCCTGGACGAAGCAGGCTTGCGCGATCTTTGCGGCGCATAG
- a CDS encoding DMT family transporter — protein sequence MNRSMGVGIANGIAAGALWGVVFLAPAVLSHFSAVQLSAGRYLVYGLIAVVLLAPRWRELRQRIGMAEWRGLLWLSLAGNLVYFVLLAKAVQWAGGAAASLIVGLIPVVVTVAGVREQGAVPLRQLAPALLLCLVGVALVGYEAMQSEHAQGTANQRLLGLLCAIGALFSWAVYSIGNSRWLARRPDLSGHDWSLLTGVTTGALALLLVPSAFFVRGPAHAPVDWLWFWVISAGVAVVASVVGNACWNRASRNLPLTLTGQMIVFETLFALLYGFAWQQRWPTQMESLAIVCLISGVLLCAHAHRPPRAVAEHAG from the coding sequence ATGAATCGTTCGATGGGCGTGGGTATCGCCAACGGTATTGCCGCCGGTGCGTTGTGGGGCGTGGTGTTCCTGGCGCCGGCGGTGCTGAGCCACTTCAGCGCGGTGCAGCTGTCGGCCGGGCGCTACCTGGTCTACGGCCTGATCGCCGTGGTGCTGCTCGCACCCCGCTGGCGCGAGCTGCGCCAGCGCATCGGCATGGCCGAATGGCGCGGGCTGCTGTGGCTGAGCCTGGCCGGCAACCTGGTGTATTTCGTGCTGCTGGCCAAGGCTGTGCAGTGGGCGGGCGGGGCGGCCGCGTCGCTGATCGTGGGCCTGATCCCGGTAGTGGTGACCGTGGCGGGAGTGCGCGAACAGGGCGCAGTACCGCTGCGCCAACTGGCGCCGGCCCTGCTGCTGTGCCTGGTCGGGGTCGCGCTGGTCGGGTATGAGGCGATGCAGTCCGAACACGCGCAGGGCACGGCCAACCAGCGGCTGTTGGGCCTGTTGTGCGCGATCGGGGCGTTGTTCTCGTGGGCGGTGTATTCGATCGGCAACAGCCGCTGGCTGGCCCGACGGCCGGACTTGTCCGGGCACGACTGGTCGCTGCTGACCGGGGTCACCACCGGCGCGCTGGCGTTGCTGCTGGTGCCCAGCGCGTTCTTCGTGCGCGGGCCGGCACATGCACCGGTCGACTGGCTGTGGTTCTGGGTGATCAGTGCCGGCGTGGCGGTGGTGGCGTCCGTAGTGGGCAACGCCTGCTGGAACCGGGCCAGCCGCAACCTGCCGTTGACCCTGACCGGCCAGATGATCGTGTTCGAAACGTTGTTCGCGCTGCTGTACGGCTTCGCCTGGCAGCAGCGCTGGCCTACGCAGATGGAAAGCCTGGCCATCGTCTGCCTGATCTCCGGCGTGCTGCTGTGTGCCCACGCGCACCGGCCGCCACGCGCGGTGGCCGAACACGCTGGCTGA
- a CDS encoding GNAT family N-acetyltransferase, producing MKFLTLSQAPQLMPTVAHWYFDTWGARVPGHTFDDEQQRLEVFLHDNELPMLLMAMQDDTPIAAAQLKFHERTEHPQRLHWLGGVFVTPEHRGHDLASEMIETLMQKARGYGVREVFLQTEHDDGGLYRRLGWEPLERQTHRTGVPVRIMRRVLPVAG from the coding sequence ATGAAGTTCCTGACCCTGAGCCAGGCCCCGCAGTTGATGCCCACGGTCGCGCACTGGTACTTCGATACCTGGGGCGCCCGCGTGCCCGGGCACACCTTCGATGACGAGCAGCAGCGGCTGGAGGTGTTCCTGCACGACAACGAGCTGCCGATGCTGCTCATGGCCATGCAGGACGACACGCCCATTGCCGCCGCGCAGCTGAAATTCCACGAACGCACCGAGCACCCGCAGCGGCTGCACTGGCTGGGCGGCGTGTTCGTCACGCCGGAACACCGCGGCCATGACCTGGCCAGCGAGATGATCGAAACGTTGATGCAGAAAGCGCGCGGCTACGGTGTGCGAGAAGTGTTCCTGCAGACCGAGCACGATGATGGTGGACTGTACAGGCGGTTGGGTTGGGAACCGCTCGAGCGGCAGACGCATCGCACCGGCGTGCCGGTCCGGATCATGCGCCGGGTACTGCCGGTGGCGGGCTGA
- a CDS encoding PA2169 family four-helix-bundle protein, translating into MSTESKTAHTLNDLIEIARDGKDFYTEAAGKVKDAELSSLFTRIAGVKAEIVNALSSTVLATGGKPAEHGTMVGSMQQFYGKVRATLGDTQYGYVAELEESEDRLLKAFKDTLNDNDTPPAARQEVTRLLPSVQETHEVMRARKHAMKH; encoded by the coding sequence GTGAGCACCGAATCCAAGACCGCGCACACCCTCAATGACCTGATCGAAATCGCACGTGACGGCAAGGACTTCTACACCGAAGCCGCCGGCAAGGTGAAAGACGCCGAGCTGTCCTCGCTGTTTACCCGCATCGCCGGCGTCAAGGCCGAGATCGTCAATGCGCTGAGCAGCACCGTGCTCGCCACGGGTGGCAAGCCGGCCGAGCACGGCACCATGGTCGGCTCCATGCAGCAATTCTACGGGAAGGTCCGCGCCACCTTGGGCGACACCCAGTACGGGTACGTGGCCGAGCTGGAGGAGTCCGAAGACCGACTGCTGAAGGCGTTCAAGGACACCCTGAACGACAACGACACCCCGCCGGCCGCGCGCCAGGAAGTCACCCGCCTGCTGCCGTCGGTGCAGGAAACGCATGAAGTCATGCGCGCCCGCAAGCACGCCATGAAGCATTGA